The Neoarius graeffei isolate fNeoGra1 chromosome 7, fNeoGra1.pri, whole genome shotgun sequence genome includes a region encoding these proteins:
- the LOC132889693 gene encoding GTPase IMAP family member 9-like isoform X2, translated as MSTMETQKVQREQENTVELRIVLVGKTGVGKSAVGNTILGKEAFSSVLSSSSVSSDCDKVRGKVNGRNVAVIDTPGLFDTELSNDEIVKRIKTCIFLSAPGPHVFLVVLQLGRITKEEKDTMEIIKEIFGKGSLPYIMLLFTHGDRLAKSKKTIHEFVGESPQLMHFIQTTSGQYHTFNNLDKDPNQVIVLFEHIEQLITRNGGSHYTNEILEMAERAIQEEQLKIQRETQMDAEQAREKAERSSKYMKTAAGVGLATAVAGVAAAAAVRGLCTIQ; from the coding sequence TGCAGAGGGAGCAGGAGAATACTGTTGAACTGAGGATCGTGCTGGTGGGAAAGACTGGAGTGGGAAAGAGTGCCGTAGGAAACACTATTCTGGGAAAAGAGGCATTCTCATCCGTCTTGTCGAGCTCATCTGTGAGCTCAGACTGTGATAAAGTCAGAGGAAAAGTAAATGGTAGAAATGTTGCTGTAATAGACACGCCAGGCCTTTTTGACACAGAACTATCAAATGATGAAATTGTAAAAAGAATCAAGACATGCATATTCCTGTCTGCACCAGGCCCTCATGTGTTTTTGGTGGTTCTCCAACTGGGAAGAATCACAAAAGAAGAGAAAGACACAATGGAGATCATCAAGGAAATTTTTGGTAAAGGTTCTTTACCGTACATCATGCTGCTCTTCACACATGGAGACAGACTGGCAAAGAGTAAGAAGACTATTCATGAATTTGTTGGAGAAAGTCCTCAACTGATGCATTTTATCCAGACAACTAGTGGACAATATCACACATTTAACAACTTGGACAAAGATCCAAACCAGGTTATCGTACTCTTTGAACATATAGAGCAGCTGATTACAAGAAATGGAGGAAGTCACTACACAAATGAAATACTTGAGATGGCTGAAAGAGCAATTCAAGAGGAACAGTTAAAGATTCAAAGAGAAACTCAAATGGATGCTGAGCAAGCAAGAGAGAAAGCAGAAAGAAGCAGTAAATACATGAAAACTGCTGCTGGAGTTGGGTTGGCTACAGCAGTTGCGGGTGTAGCCGCTGCTGCGGCAGTCCGTGGACTTTGCACAATACAGTAA
- the LOC132889693 gene encoding GTPase IMAP family member 5-like isoform X3 codes for MSTMETQKGTEEQLRLVLVGLQGVGKSAAGNTILGSEEFQSDISSSALTQRTESGEGLVCGKYVMVVDTPGLGTLSDTEMKQEMEKAVTLCHPGPHTFLIVIQLGRFTEQERSVMDMLVEMLGSNINLYCMVLFTYGDKLKNKTIDQFVKEDKNLMKLIGKCEGQYHVFNYSNTENKAQVSELLEKIDAMTRKRKKQPFYVKSAKKAQYPWANLFYIAVPCVAFLAITMVCLKKQVPAEPQSQSSSLENAVPKALISVAIGLGTWWILRKFQK; via the coding sequence GCACAGAGGAACAGCTGCGACTGGTGTTGGTTGGCCTTCAGGGTGTCGGGAAGAGTGCAGCAGGAAACACCATTCTTGGCAGTGAAGAATTTCAATCAGACATCAGCTCCAGTGCTCTGACGCAGCGGACTGAAAGCGGGGAAGGTCTGGTATGTGGAAAATATGTGATGGTGGTGGACACTCCAGGTCTCGGCACACTCTCAGATACAGAGATGAAGCAGGAGATGGAGAAAGCTGTGACCCTCTGCCATCCTGGACCCCATACCTTTCTCATTGTCATCCAGCTGGGACGCTTCACGGAGCAAGAGAGGAGTGTGATGGACATGCTGGTTGAAATGTTAGGTTCAAATATTAATCTCTACTGCATGGTGTTGTTTACTTATGGAGACAAACTGAAGAACAAAACAATAGATCAGTTTGTGAAAGAGGACAAGAACTTGATGAAACTGATTGGCAAATGTGAGGGACAGTACCATGTGTTCAATTATTCTAACACAGAAAATAAAGCTCAGGTCAGTGAGCTCTTGGAGAAGATAGACGCCATGACCAGGAAAAGGAAGAAGCAGCCATTTTATGTAAAGAGTGCAAAAAAGGCACAGTATCCTTGGGCAAACTTATTCTACATTGCTGTGCCTTGTGTGGCATTCTTAGCAATTACAATGGTTTGTCTCAAGAAGCAAGTACCAGCAGAACCACAATCACAGTCATCCTCATTAGAGAATGCTGTCCCTAAAGCACTGATTTCTGTAGCTATAGGGTTAGGAACTTGGTGGATCCTGAGGAAATTCCAGAAATAA